In Babesia bovis T2Bo chromosome 3, whole genome shotgun sequence, the genomic window CCTTTCAGATGCTCATGTGCGCACAAGCCGAGGAGTAAGAGCACGTACAGACTTTTACTTAAGTTTGACCATGTCGTTATGTATTGCATATTAAGTGCGTAGCATAGAACCGGGGGCATATGATGACACGTTGTCCGTGTTTCAACAGACTAGTGATGAAACATACACTTTAACTGATCCCTCATACGTACTGTCGTTGAATATTAGTATGGCATCATGCCAGTTGTGGCTAACAGTTTCAGTTGCGTTAGATAGGAAATACAATTAGAGAATGTCGTTTTAATGGAAGTAGCTAAGGTCAACGGTTTACACTGATTCACATTTCTGTGCTAAATACACAATGCAACTTGTTTAAATGCGATATTAATAATTTAATgtatattgcgataatgaCTATGCTCGTTTTTCGCTGAAAAATCTTTCTAAAAGTTCCGGAGCTTGTTCCTTTGACAAGCTGTTCTTGCCGGGGCATTTCTCCTTGAAAAACTCGAATATCTCACAAAGTAGAGCAAAGTTTATGCATATACTCAAACCGGCCAGTGAAAGTATAATACGACGAAAAGTGCATATATCATGGTAAACCTGAGCATGTATTGTTGCATCACCGCTCTTCTGTATTGGACCCAACCAAATGAAGCCTGTTGGTATATAATCTACGGAGTAAAGACCTACCATTGCAACCTAGAATCATACTAATGCCGCATGACAACTCTTGCATATGCTTACTTTGACGGAGCATAAGATTAGGCTTAACCTTCACCAATATGCCGTTGTTCAGACGGCCATATTTACTAGTACGTGTCTGTAAAAGCACCGTTCCATTGGGCTACATTATATGACATCGTTTGTCTATGACATACCGATACGCGCTGTACTTCACATGAGATTACATGTCCTATCCCAAATAAGTTTCGCATCTCATAGACGTCTTCGTCCAATTTGCGACGAGTTGCTAACTCCTCAGTGTTCACTTGAAAGATGGACAGCTGGACCCTCATAGATGAACCTATATCTATGTACCAACAATTGCCACCGATGCGTTGGACCACGCCAACAACAACATCGCCCACCTGGGCAAAGTATTTACCATGAAGGGGCTCTACATACGCCAGCTGGTTGACCTAAAACATGATAACATGCAATAAGTAGAGGTAGCAATGGTGCTAAGATCTTATGTAAGCAACTATACAACTTGTAGAGATCAATTAATCCAAATTAGACATAAGCACTAATAAAGATATACATCACTATCATATAGCTACCggtggatgccaatcaGTTACACATTAAGACAATATGATGCTGTTAGCTATGTATCACTACCTACCTGTTTAAATGTTCCAAGGAAACTTGCACGAAGGACACCGTTATCAACGTACGTCCCGCGTCCCTGGAGCAGTGACGATGCCCTGGTATTTACGACGTCACCTGGAAGCGTTATTTTAGAATCCAGCATTTTCGGGAATAGATGCAGACATAAACGTggtgtttatataatacacCCATTTATGTTGGCTTGGCAAACTCTGTTAGACACATGTAATGATACAAAAAATGCCCTCTTGATATAAGGGGCCGATGGCGAAGGGGTATCGCGTCCGCTTTGCATGCGGAAGGTCTCGGGTTCGAATCCCGATCGGTCCACCATTTTATCATCTACAAACATGACAGAGTACATAGGACCACTTGTGAATACAACGCTAACGACCTAATAAAATGTACTTTATAAATCTATCGCAAGATACTTTATGACACGCTATGTGATACTACCGATATAACGATTTATTTCAGTTCACAATACGGTAGATTAATAAGCTAAAAAATCACAGTGATAAGCACTGAAGCATACTATACGTAGAAACAAATAACTCGTGGatacatgtaatatatatgaatcacAAAAGTAAGGCACATTAGACAACGTTCATGCTTGTTTAAACATAAGACGTCACAAATGCCAACAATGACTCTGACAAGTGGTGTATAATCACTCGCTGCGATCTGACCCAGCAGAGTTCATGTGTTTCTTGGCAAACTTCTGGTTTCTTAAGAACTTGGGGCACATCTGATAATAAATGTTAATCATGTgaaaaattatatataaatataattaaatgTCACAATAAAGCAATGCATTACtgcaaaaaacaaaatataatcGAAAAAAACACAGTCACAACAATCCACTATACAGTGACAAATACACAAACATTCATGCTAAACTTACTCCCTTAGTAGAAATCTTCTTAGGGATCTTCGCCTTCTTGATACCGTTACGGTGTGCCTTTTTGATCTAATATAAATAGTAAAATAGATGCTACAATTCACAAACCTGGTTGTGATTGGTGTGGTTCTTGGATTTAGCCATCTTGTATTAACAATCTGAAAAAATGTTAATAGGTGTAAGGTATAGAACATAGATATAACGAAACAAcggtatatacaattaGAAACGCTTGATACAGTCTAGGGGGACAACACATCAAGTTAATAAACAACAAACCAAAGTGAGTAATGCAAGAACTTACCTATATATGATTAAATAATGACCTGAATGTTCTAATTACGATATATTGTAACGCGTTTAACGTTTAACATGGCTATTTGGCAGGGGGTTATTGCCTCGCGGCTTACTATGGGGAGGTCTTGGAAAACATTATTATCATTAAAAAacagtatatatcatagcaCATAATTATTATCCATTGTGTTTTAGCACCTATCTATATGTTGTAGAACTTTATACTGTCATTTCTGTATTGTGTTGGCGCTAATATCTAAACATGACTAACATTGACTTCCTTAATAGTGAAAAACCAAACATGGATATCAGCTTCAAGGACAGCAGTTTAACTATCACAAAATAGTGATATtctaaaatataataatagaAGCCAGGTGTTACCCATCTGGACCACAGTAATATGAAGGcttataaatatataacatcattTCAGTATTAGCCTTTTAAACCTTACTTCACATAATGTTCAAAGTAGCTCTGCCTTTAAATTCACAATTTAAACGATGTAAGCATCGTCTATTACCACACATTTCATTTATAGAGGGTAGTCGTAATGCTAATACACATATTAAGAAAACATATTTTAAATTCACCGAAACACTTTTTAACGCATACATTTAGTAATCACATGGTATCTAAGCTTCTAAGGAAATTCAATAAACTGCAAATCCAAGGCGTACGTAACATGAGAGGTGACTTCGCTCCCCTTGAGGCTTGCCCTGAAGTTTTCAACAACTATGCGGAGAAATTAGGGCAAAGCAATGTAGTATTTCAGGATTTGCTAGCATGGGAAGATTGGGCATACAATGAGGTAAGGAATCTTTTGTCAATACAGGAGGTTCTAATCGATGTGTAATTATAAAACTGTATGTGCAGCAGTTATGGAGTTAACTATGACACCACTTGTTAACCTTTAACCCATATTATGTTTACTGTCTGGTTACAATCATTGAAACCAGTTCGTACTGTCCATTACGTGTGTCTTATTCATATTTAACGTGTATCTTTGGTGAAATGTTACACGGTGTTATCTCCAATGAAACGTAAATGTTCTTTATTGTTCATCACTTTACTGGCCATAGTAtattaataaaacatacattTGCAGCTTACGAAGCCTGTAGTTGGTGTTATTGTGACCATCCCGCTCACACCAAAGGTAATAAAGTACCTGGTGTTAGATAACGTTTCACAGATATGCCGTTATCGCGATACTGATGCTAAATATACATCACCGAAAAATGTGTCAGCAAAAGTCTGGTTTGCAAGACAGGTATATTTATGTGGTAACTAAGCTTATATCACATAGAATCTACGGAACACATGTGGAACTGTGGCTTTGTTACATTTGCTTAACAATATCGAGGATGATGCAAGCGTGAATGAAGATTCTATCCTTGAACAAATGAGGAAGCAATCGCTGAAGGCTTCACCTGCCGAAAGAGGAGCAGTAGGTGCATTGACATTGTTAATATAACCGCACAGCTGATTGAAAAGACCGATAAGATCAAAGATCTACATACATCATTTGAATCACAAGGACAATCAGCATACAATTCCGACGATGTAGATGTAAGTTGGATATATTCTGTTAACATTTCCTAGACCATCTGCCACTACATTACTTTTGTTATCGTCGATGATGACCTTTACGAACTGGTAGGTACAATGTCGTCagttaaatatacaacacagGATGGAACACTCAGGTTTCCCGTGAACCACGGAAGAACTGAGCCCAAGGACTTGCTTAGGGTAGGCGTCGTTATCTACTTTACATTATGTTTAGCGAGTAGAGAAGGTTGTACAAGGGAGTATATTCGCATTGGAGCCAGATAATCTACAGTGTGCTGCCATTGTGGCGTCAATCAAGCCGGACAATGAAGAGTGACGAAATCGCGTGATCTATCATTGAACAATTTGAGTGCTATGCAGAATATACCACATCACGATGTATTTTACCGTAATGAATGTAAAATACATTATCGTAACACTCACGACGTAATCAATGGACTTTGTAGTAATGGtggaaatagatatatacttcCTATATTATGTTGCGTGATAGATTTAatgcattgtatatattaggAAAAGATGAACCTGTAGAAATAATGATGTATTGTCAATGGCAACATTTCAACGTATTAAATATGTTAGCTACAGAAGCGGTATCGTACTCTCGATAAACCAATCGATAACCCTAGAGACCATAAAGTGGAAAGTGCAAATCAATCATCGTAAATGTTACGTAAAAGTTTGGACTCGTCGGGAATCGAACCCGAGATCTTTCGCATGCGAAGCGAACGTGATACCACTACACCACAAGCCCCCTTAAAAAGCTTGATTTGTTTGACCAATTTCGCATTTCAAGCATCACAGATATAGCTTATgcattgtatatcttgACATTTTCAGTATAAAATGTTGAAAATATAATTACGAGGTAATATGTCAACCTCA contains:
- a CDS encoding Exosome complex exonuclease RRP4 N-terminal region family protein, yielding MLDSKITLPGDVVNTRASSLLQGRGTYVDNGVLRASFLGTFKQVNQLAYVEPLHGKYFAQVGDVVVGVVQRIGGNCWYIDIGSSMRVQLSIFQVNTEELATRRKLDEDVYEMRNLFGIGHVISCEVQRVSPNGTVLLQTRTSKYGRLNNGILVKVKPNLMLRQSKHMQELSCGISMILGCNGFIWLGPIQKSGDATIHAQVYHDICTFRRIILSLAGLSICINFALLCEIFEFFKEKCPGKNSLSKEQAPELLERFFSEKRA
- a CDS encoding putative large subunit ribosomal protein L29e, which translates into the protein MAKSKNHTNHNQIKKAHRNGIKKAKIPKKISTKGMCPKFLRNQKFAKKHMNSAGSDRSE
- a CDS encoding Ubiquitin carboxyl-terminal hydrolase 1 family protein; the encoded protein is MVSKLLRKFNKLQIQGVRNMRGDFAPLEACPEVFNNYAEKLGQSNVVFQDLLAWEDWAYNELTKPVVGVIVTIPLTPKICRYRDTDAKYTSPKNVSAKVWFARQNLRNTCGTVALLHLLNNIEDDASVNEDSILEQMRKQSLKASPAERGALIEKTDKIKDLHTSFESQGQSAYNSDDVDTICHYITFVIVDDDLYELDGTLRFPVNHGRTEPKDLLRRVEKVVQGSIFALEPDNLQCAAIVASIKPDNEE